The sequence TTCATACgaataaatcataatataaatatattaacttGATGGGTTTTTTCCCctaaaaaattaagatttttttaaatacagtAATTaggtttaaaatttgaaattaaatatttatgtttcaattatatttgatataataataaaattgatagAAACTCCTAAAATATATTTGGAATTTGTTTCTGGAAGTATCTTCCATTCCATTGAAAGATGGTTTCCGAGTCGGATACGCACTTCAATTCAACTTGAAAGACCTGTTGAAACCTACCCAAAATTTGTAGCTGCGCAGCCACAGCCTTCATCGAAAGCCACATTCTTTGAGAACTTGTTGTAGTATAAGCTGCCGGTGCAGTGGCATCCCACTAATTATGGCCTCCAAAACTGTTGTTATTGCATGGTCTTTCCCATTACCTCATCAAATTACAGTCTACCCTACATGCTCTTTATCAATTTTCACTCTTATCTAGGTTTCAATGGTTTTTTAGGGGTTCTGGAGAAGATGGGCAGTTGGGAATTGGAAACAGTGAGGAGAAAGAATGGGTTTGTGCCATTTCTGCTCTGAGTTCTTGCAACGTTTGCTCTGTAGTGGCCGGCAGCCGTAACTCGCTTGCTATATGTGATGACGGAAAGGTTCTAATTTTGAACTCCTTTATCTTTGTTTTACTGTATTTGATGATATGTCTATACTGTGTTTGATGGTGTGCTTGTTTGCTTGATGCTTGTGATGATTTAGTTATTTACATGGGGCTGGAATCAAAGGGGAACACTGGGCCATCCACAGGAAACCAAAAATGAGAATGTTCCCAGCCAAGTTAAGGCACTTGCCAATGTCAAAATTATTCAGGTGTTTCATGGTTTCTTTTCTTtgacttatttatttatttgtttttttgacAATGGTGTAGGCTTTGGCATTCTTTTAAAGTAAAGTGTTCTGGTTTTGATCATAGGCGGCTATTGGTGGCTGGCATTGCTTGGCCGTTGATGAACAAGGTCGAGCTTATGCATGGGGTACGGCTACTTGTTTTGCTCAGTACCTTTTTTTTAATGTGTTTACATTTTACAGAGGCCAAGTGAGAGTGGAAAATGTTGAAGTTTCTGCTTTCAAAGTTATTTGTGTTTGATAAGTGGAAATTTTGATCTCGTGCTTGGATAGTTTCGTGATTCAAATGTGGACTAAAAAGTAGAGTTAGCTCCTTTTATTTCTGAAGGGTGAACCTTCTTCGGTGCAGGTGGGAATGAGTATGGACAGTGTGGTGAAGAACCTGAACGGAAAGAAGACATGGGCAAACCTGTCAGAAGAGATATAATCATTCCACAGCGATGTGTGCCAAGACTTTCTGTTCGTCAGGTGGTTAAACTTCCGTATCTCAGTTTTAAGCAtggaaaataatcattttaatacttcattcccCTCGGATGATTGGGTTAATTAATATCAAAAAAATTGTAGCAGTGAACTTGTACTGAATGAAACATTTTCGATATCAAGCATAGCTAATAATTATTCTTCTAGATGATCTATGATTAACATCGACATTTATTCATGTTTGCAAACGCCAAAgacttagaaatttttttatcaaccCAAGAAGCAGCATTTGACTGTTTTTGCCATGTGTTTGATTTTCTAATGTATATGCAATACGCATGCGCCAAGCCACTAGTCAGATTCACCAGTGACAGTCCTAACTTTCTCACTTCACAGGTAGCTGCTGGTGGAACTCATTCTGTTGTTCTTACCCGAGAAGGACATGTATGGACATGGGGTCAACCATGGCCGCCTGGAGACATGTATGTTTGGTTTACTGAAGTCtgtgataaatatatattttttttttccgatttTTTCATATCTGTTACTGGCATTCATTGGATTGAGTAGCTTAGTTAGTTTCTTACACTTGTTTAATGTCAATAAATCTACAGAAAGCAAATTTCGACCCCAGTTCGAGTGCAAGGTCTTGATAGTGTTAGGTTAATTGCAGTAGGTGCATTTCACAATTTAGCTCTTCTTGACGATGGAACTTTGATGGCTTGGGGCAATAATGAGTATGGTCAGCTTGGAACTGGTGATACCCAGCCAAGATCACAACCTATTCCTGTCCAGGGCCTCTCTGATCTTACTTTGGTTTGTGTTACCACCCTCTATATATTCTCTGTTGGCCATTAGTTTCCTTTTTCCATTGCATAGAATCTTGTGAGCATTTTATTTTTGCCACCAGTCAGTGATTGTTTCATTATATCAACTTCAACTAACTGCTGTGGTTGATTTTTATAGTAATGATAATTTCTGATGATACATGACCTTTGATAATTGTTTTGTGTGAATCTTTAGGCCGTTGCTAGAAAAGTGTGATGTTTCATTTGGAAGAGGCTAAATTTCTACTATAAAAGAGATGGTAATGGGGGATTTATAAAAAGCTAAGAATCTGATGCTTTTGTGATTAGGAAGTTTAAGTGAATATCTTCTGAACAAAACACAGTGAATAGAGATGGAATTTTGAAGGTTATACGTTATGAAATTACTGATATGATATGGCAATAACAATTTGGAGTACTATGGAAAAGAGTATAGTCTAGAACTTACCGtcataataaattttgagaaaagagCATCTTTGATTTTACTTATGGTTGGACTTAAGCGATTCTCTGCTTTGTTGTCCAGGTTGATATTGCTGCTGGAGGATGGCATTCTACCGCGTTGACTGATGATGGAGAGGTATATATTATGTCTCTTCATTCAGCTAAAAATTTGTGCATTTGAACACATGTCGGTGCTTCTACCTAGTTCATGTTTTTCTTTAGGTGTATGGATGGGGCAGAGGGGAGCACGGAAGACTTGGATTTGGAGATGACAAGAGCAGCAAAATGGTTCCTCAAAGGGTTCAACTTTTAGTGGGCGAGGACATTGTTCAGGTTCTTACATGTATCAGCACCCTTTTGattcttatattaaaaatttgtaaTGACGTAAATAAAAATGCAACAAACGAAATGCTCCTTCAGACTTCCATTCATTTCGTTGCTTTCATAAAAATTGAGTAACATCAGTTCAGAACCAACAGTTTTGTGTGACTGCATGTGTGTCATGGTACTAAAAACACCTTGACTCACATTCTTATAGTAGCATGAATTTGGGTATAGACTATAGACTAAGCCAAATTCTAGCTTTTGCTCTTTAAGACTGTGTTGACATATCTATGCTTGTACGAATTTAATATATCTGTTAATggattcttttcttttcttcgttTTGTGGTTTGTCCCTTTGAGTAATTAGGCAATTTTATGATGTGAACATCTTGTTTTGTTATTTATAGCATGCTTCTTTGGAAAACCAAATATaaaaacttttgttttttttgcagGTTTCTTGTGGAGGTACTCACTCCGTTGCATTAACGAGGGATGGCTGCATGTATTCAGTAAGTGCTTtacacatcttttaatattttttttgcaaaaatggACATACCATCAACCCACCAAGAGGTATATGCTCTTCAGAAAAATAAACGAGCAACATATGCATCTTTTTTATGCATCAAATGGACATACTATCAGCCCACCAAACGGTATATGCTCTTCagaaaaataaacaatcaaTATATGCCCTTCAGGAATATAAAAAACAATGTTGATAGCcgcaaacaaaataaaaatgtttggaACATCAACTCTTGTGTAATGTTATATATTTTCTACCACTGACCATTTGATATAGGTTTTATTTACATGGTCTTGAATAAAAATTGACGAACAAAATTCACCAAATCGATTCATTCGGTTGAAATCGGAAAGTtcttttttttctgttttggaACATCAGCTCCTGTGGTTATTACAAGGTATTTATTTAATGCATCTCTGTAACACTCAATAAATGCTTTGTTTTCTCTCTGCTGTACATTTTTCTAAGTGTTGAAACTCAATCAGGAACCCGAGATGGGCAAAACTTTCTATTTCCAGTTCACGTTTAACTTGAATCCAAGTGGTTTTCAAGGCAGTCATGCAAAACACATCTGACTTATCTTGATGCTTGCAGTTTGGACGAGGGGACCATGGACGTTTGGGATATGGACGAAAGGTGACAACAGGGAATCCAGCTGAAGTTCCCATAACAATTCCACCTCCTAAAGGCATCAGCGGCAGTGCAGCTGAAGGCCGGTGGTGTGCTAAACTAGTTGCTTGTGGTGGCCGTCATACTCTGGCGATAGCCGAATGGCACTCTTCTGAGGCGGATCACGTACTCTGAAGCGCTAAAAAGGTAATGGGTCTACGAGAAATGGCCTAGTTTGTTATTTTGTAGAAGAAAAGCTTGTATAAGAGATATCGGGTACTGTGAGATACCTTGGATATGCGTCTTGTACTCTTTCCATCTGCCATGTAACTCACTAACTCTAATATTTGTTTTACAAGATTTGTTTTCTTGGTGGAGAAAAAAATATCCTACTAATTCGCTTTTTGGTAAATTGCATGGAAACGCCTTAAGAATCGATCTAATTGCCATAAATACCATCGGAGGTTTGGGGTACTACAATGTCCCCTGAAATATTGTTCTAATTGCCATAAATACTTACGAGGTTTAAAGAACTGTTGCAAAATGTTACGGAAGATTTCTGTTCCGTCACCGATCTGTCACATCTGTATCACGAAGCTTTactagaataaataa comes from Primulina huaijiensis isolate GDHJ02 chromosome 2, ASM1229523v2, whole genome shotgun sequence and encodes:
- the LOC140970902 gene encoding ultraviolet-B receptor UVR8-like, translating into MASKTVVIAWGSGEDGQLGIGNSEEKEWVCAISALSSCNVCSVVAGSRNSLAICDDGKLFTWGWNQRGTLGHPQETKNENVPSQVKALANVKIIQAAIGGWHCLAVDEQGRAYAWGGNEYGQCGEEPERKEDMGKPVRRDIIIPQRCVPRLSVRQVAAGGTHSVVLTREGHVWTWGQPWPPGDIKQISTPVRVQGLDSVRLIAVGAFHNLALLDDGTLMAWGNNEYGQLGTGDTQPRSQPIPVQGLSDLTLVDIAAGGWHSTALTDDGEVYGWGRGEHGRLGFGDDKSSKMVPQRVQLLVGEDIVQVSCGGTHSVALTRDGCMYSFGRGDHGRLGYGRKVTTGNPAEVPITIPPPKGISGSAAEGRWCAKLVACGGRHTLAIAEWHSSEADHVL